The following proteins are co-located in the Tachysurus vachellii isolate PV-2020 chromosome 19, HZAU_Pvac_v1, whole genome shotgun sequence genome:
- the rnf146 gene encoding E3 ubiquitin-protein ligase rnf146 yields the protein MASCGEVNHSIDALTSGKKVAGVRDGSGSPSPSPPPSLPVPECAICLQSCVHPVRLPCGHVFCFLCVKGASWHSKRCALCRQEVPEDFLDRPTLLSPEELKATATGGRSLGGHAWYYEGCNGWWQYDERTSRELEEAYREGKKSAEMLIAGFLYVADLENMVQYRRNEHGRRRRMKRDAVNVPKKGVAGLRLDPEPTTGSGSNSVPGSGPVSPAFPVPGPTDSDVNSDGGVTESDVRETDVRTERRLRERQRDRVSPGSTDPTAAALSQGSEVATSERENSADGADISGAIRFQATSAPPPIRPPVMLGGDHDLHHNHQLIQAIAQLHIGRSAPEEEQEQEVDDDDNEEDSVAAPDPSGYESDTGTSEDEEGENDDEGRRQRLQRMNVGVRSRSPDGQCTVTEV from the coding sequence ATGGCTAGCTGTGGAGAGGTCAATCACTCCATTGACGCACTGACCTCGGGTAAAAAAGTGGCCGGCGTAAGAGACGGCAGTGGAAGCCCCTCCCCTTCTCCTCCCCCTTCACTTCCTGTACCGGAGTGCGCTATATGTCTGCAGAGTTGTGTCCACCCTGTGCGCCTTCCCTGCGGCCACGTCTTCTGCTTCCTGTGTGTGAAGGGCGCATCCTGGCACAGCAAGCGCTGCGCGCTCTGCAGACAGGAAGTGCCTGAGGACTTCCTGGATCGTCCCACGCTGCTTTCTCCAGAGGAGCTGAAGGCCACAGCGACAGGGGGGCGGAGCTTAGGTGGGCATGCCTGGTACTATGAAGGATGCAACGGTTGGTGGCAGTATGACGAGCGCACTAGTCGCGAGCTGGAGGAGGCATACCGCGAGGGGAAGAAGAGCGCAGAGATGCTGATCGCCGGCTTCCTGTACGTGGCTGACCTGGAGAACATGGTGCAGTACCGACGCAACGAGCACGGCCGGCGCCGGAGAATGAAGCGTGATGCTGTGAATGTTCCTAAAAAGGGCGTGGCTGGACTAAGGCTGGATCCAGAACCCACGACTGGATCTGGGTCTAACTCTGTTCCTGGATCCGGACCAGTTTCTCCTGCATTTCCTGTCCCTGGACCCACAGATTCGGATGTAAACTCAGATGGAGGGGTAACAGAGAGCGacgtcagagagacagacgtcCGGACAGAGAGAcggctgagagagagacagagagacagagtgtctCCAGGATCCACTGATCCTACAGCCGCCGCTTTGTCACAGGGTTCAGAAGTCGCAACATCGGAGAGGGAGAACTCTGCAGACGGAGCCGATATAAGTGGAGCGATTCGCTTTCAGGCTACGTCTGCCCCGCCCCCAATCCGTCCTCCCGTCATGCTGGGAGGTGACCACGAccttcatcataatcatcaacTCATCCAAGCCATTGCGCAGCTCCACATTGGCCGATCTGCACCTGAAgaggaacaggaacaggaagtggACGACGACGATAACGAAGAAGATTCGGTGGCTGCACCCGATCCATCCGGATACGAATCAGATACCGGAACGAGCGAAGACGAGGAAGGAGAAAATGATGATgaaggcaggaggcaaagactGCAGAGAATGAACGTCGGAGTTCGGTCCCGCAGTCCTGACGGCCAGTGCACGGTGACGGAGGTGTAG
- the LOC132862206 gene encoding uncharacterized protein LOC132862206, translated as MMAALDLHCGVDPGVCVWSGECVDSLDSFDSEVQLWEEQLQEVQRKIEELYKVVEARRGATEINPNSNAQLDITLLPVSNTSSYNNNGCRGGNVNNVPVQHKTFKQPSNHTSDPLSYGVNYHSSGFVGPQSYTVNGQDVMLDILDGYLGMDSRQNPHGAPNMSSIQTQSVYTDQWPVTSRTGCVSLGEFEDVENRKNKVSVWNEPHVRRVSWKDQITSPEKSVSKPPIKQRDSPHVPTRYVNYSDSPKCPLVDRRCGSPSVLRKFGAMLQENEGKTLIEDGTVTTLVPKLVPRSPKLGGSRGSRHVTVKDTEAPVPLQNWEHRGAKVGVKTSHWGTDTLQTDFKMTERILGNCSTPSPRNTPSPHQASCDSPTTPRRSFSRPARPANQRPPSRWASQAPPATITPFVIPRSRSLSPACKSKHRFNNYSLYTETVIM; from the exons atgatggcTGCCCTGGACCTGCACTGTGGTGTTGAtcccggagtgtgtgtgtggagcggAGAGTGTGTAGACTCGCTCGACTCCTTCGACTCAGAGGTGCAGCTGTGGGAGGAGCAACTACAGGAAGTGCAGAGAAAGATAGAAGag ttatatAAGGTGGTAGAAGCACGCAGAGGAGCCACTGAGATCAATCCGAACTCCAACGCTCAGCTAGACATCACCTTACTTCCTGTCAGCAACACCAGCAGTTACAATAACAACGGTTGCCGTGGTGGAAATGTAAACAACGTCCCAGTGCAACACAAGACTTTTAAACAACCGAGTAATCACACCAGTGACCCGTTGAGTTATGGTGTTAATTATCACAGCAGTGGCTTTGTGGGTCCTCAGAGTTACACGGTTAACGGTCAGGACGTGATGTTGGACATTCTGGACGGATACCTCGGGATGGACAGCAGACAGAATCCACATGGAGCTCCAAATATG AGCTCTATCCAGACTCAGAGTGTTTACACTGATCAGTGGCCTGTGACCAGCAG GACTGGCTGTGTGTCACTGGGTGAATTTGAGGATGTGGAGAACAGGAAGAATAAAGTCTCGGTTTGGAACGAGCCACATGTCCGACGTGTCAGCTGGAAAGACCAGATCACTTCCCCAGAGAAATCAGTCAGTAAACCACCAatcaaacagagagacagtccTCATGTCCCTACTCGCTATGTGAACTACTCTGACTCACCAAAGTGCCCCCTAGTGGACCGGAGGTGTGGCAGCCCATCTGTCCTGCGGAAATTTGGTGCCATGTTGCAGGAAAATGAAGGGAAAACACTGATTGAGGATGGAACTGTAACCACATTGGTGCCCAAACTGGTGCCCAGGTCCCCAAAGCTGGGTGGAAGCCGAGGGTCCAGACATGTGACCGTCAAGGACACTGAAGCACCTGTACCACTTCAGAACTGGGAACACAGAGGTGCAAAAGTAGGTGTGAAGACCTCCCATTGGGGGACAGACACTTTACAGACTGACTTCAAGATGACAGAGAGGATTCTGGGTAATTGCTCCACACCATCACCAAGGAACACACCATCACCACACCAG GCGAGCTGCGACTCCCCCACTACACCTCGGAGGAGTTTCTCTCGTCCGGCTCGTCCAGCCAATCAGCGGCCTCCGTCCAGGTGGGCAAGCCAAGCCCCGCCTGCGACAATAACCCCGTTTGTTATTCCTAGATCCCGCTCACTCAGTCCTGCCTGTAAATCCAAGCATCGCTTCAATAACTACAGTTTGTACACAGAAACTGTGATCATGTGA